The Nitrosomonas sp. PY1 genomic sequence AACCGGCTGTTCTGTTTGCTTGGATGATTTTGGTAGCGGCTTCTCAACATTCGGCTATCTGAAGTATTTAGGAGTCGAAATCCTTAAAATCGACGGATTATTTATCCGCGATCTTCCCAACAACTACGACAATCAGATTTTTGTCAAAGCTATGGTGGAAGTCGCACGAGGGCTTGGCAAGTTAACCGTGGCGGAATTTGTCGAAGATGCCGCTACGCTGAGCATGGTGAAAAACCTGGGAATCGATCTGGCACAAGGTTATTATCTGGGCAGACCGGGAGCAGAAATTCCCATTAAACCTGAAAATAAGAACTTTACTCACGACTAATGGTAGCGTTCAACGTAAAGTAAACGAATACATCAACGGAAATTATTCTCGGCGACTGCTCAGAAAAAGCTTTATTCCCAAAGATCACTTATTAAGGAGCGGTATACTGGCGAATAATCTGAATAATATCTGCGCAAGAATTGCCTCCCTTTCTATCGACAACTGAATTTTTCTTGCAGCATCCTATCCTTGTCGTTCGTTCCGCGCTGCTTGTATACCTGACACAACAGTCGGGTACAACAGTTTGACGTATAGCTCTCTTTTTAACCGTGCGTTAATTAACCGCCGGGATTCTCGCATAAACGACATCATGCCTGGTGAAATCTGTTTTTCGGCTTCTTCACGATTAATCCGTGGCGGACGGGGATAGCCAAAATGATCAGCGACCCAATCGAAATAAGCGCCCATTTTGAGTTGTGAGTCATCGCACGCATGATACAGTCTACCTGGTTTCCCATGCCGTACGACGGCGTAAATGATTCGCGCCAAATCGTCGGCATGGATGTGGTTAGTATAGCTATCTTCGTTTTCCAATAATACCGGTAAGTTTTGTTGTAGGCGCAAAAGCGGCAGCCGGTCTGCGGCATAAATACCCGGCACACGCAGAATCGATACGTTGACGTGATTACGTTTTCCCCACGCACGGATTTGTTTTTCGGCATCTACTCGCCGAATGGCACGTCCGTTGACGGGATTCACCGAATAGGTTTCGTCTATCAAAGCACCCTGGCAATCACCATAAACACCACTGGTACTGATATAAATAAGCTGCTGTGGTAGAATCGTTGCAGATTTTCTGGGTCGCCGTGACAATGCAGACAGTAAGTGAGCGGTGCGCTTATCTCTCAATCCTTCACTCTGCGGTGGGGCTAAATGAATGACGAGTTGCGCGACTCCGGAA encodes the following:
- a CDS encoding SDR family oxidoreductase, translating into MKKTLLIVGSGDIALRAAPLFKKHYRILGLHRNSNHISTLRSHGMIPIYGDLDLPQTLERISGVAQLVIHLAPPQSEGLRDKRTAHLLSALSRRPRKSATILPQQLIYISTSGVYGDCQGALIDETYSVNPVNGRAIRRVDAEKQIRAWGKRNHVNVSILRVPGIYAADRLPLLRLQQNLPVLLENEDSYTNHIHADDLARIIYAVVRHGKPGRLYHACDDSQLKMGAYFDWVADHFGYPRPPRINREEAEKQISPGMMSFMRESRRLINARLKRELYVKLLYPTVVSGIQAARNERQG